One genomic region from Xenopus laevis strain J_2021 chromosome 2L, Xenopus_laevis_v10.1, whole genome shotgun sequence encodes:
- the LOC108705412 gene encoding olfactory receptor 998 — translation MENVFNTSTSFILLGIEEMEHYKYLYCGFVLVTYLLILLFSSLIISVVLMDESLHEPMYTLIANLMLNGIFGASSFLPKLILDLFLSSKVISRAACFIQSFCLTLFAFCEISTFTIMAYDTHLAVCHPLRYPILMTNRTALKLIAGFLIFNITSILINTLLSARLPLCGSHINNFFCDNLSIFILSCINNYVNKLYSDTMFAIYIPSNMLIIAYSYVRILLICFKISKSASKKAIHTLVTHLSNFSIFMVGVLFIFIRYRLESINLPLVFHVLLSIFGLAFPPLLNPLIYGMRTKALKIKVISHLQKIMAKI, via the coding sequence ATGGAGAATGTGTTCAACACCAGCACCAGTTTTATCCTCCTTGGCATTGAGGAGATGGAACATTATAAATATCTGTACTGTGGCTTTGTGCTTGTCACCTACCTACTCATATTGCTGTTTAGCTCCCTGATCATCTCTGTGGTTCTGATGGATGAAAGCCTCCATGAGCCCATGTACACTCTCATAGCCAACCTCATGCTAAACGGGATATTTGGGGCATCGAGCTTCCTCCCAAAGTTAATACTGGACTTGTTCTTATCATCCAAAGTCATCTCAAGAGCTGCCTGTTTCATTCAGTCCTTCTGTCTCAcccttttcgccttctgtgagaTCTCCACATTCACCATCATGGCGTATGACACCCATTTAGCCGTGTGCCACCCATTACGATATCCAATCCTGATGACCAACAGAACTGCTCTGAAACTAATTGCTGGATTTCTGATCTTCAATATCACCTCTATATTGATTAACACTCTGCTGTCTGCCAGGCTCCCTTTGTGCGGGTCTCACATCAACAACTTCTTTTGTGATAACTTGTCCATCTTTATCCTGTCCTGCATCAATAACTATGTCAATAAGTTATATTCAGACACAATGTTTGCAATTTATATCCCGTCCAATATGTTAATCATTGCCTATTCCTACGTGCGGATACTTCTCATCTGCTTTAAGATCTCCAAGAGCGCCAGTAAGAAAGCCATTCACACCCTGGTGACCCACTTGTCCAACTTTTCCATATTCATGGTGggagttttatttatatttatccgATACAGACTCGAAAGCATTAACCTTCCTCTGGTTTTCCATGTTCTGCTCTCCATATTTGGCTTGGCCTTTCCGCCTCTTCTCAACCCCCTTATTTATGGAATGAGGACAAAAGCACTAAAAATAAAGGTGATTTCCCACCTAcaaaaaataatggcaaaaataTGA
- the LOC108705413 gene encoding olfactory receptor 51L1 → MENVFNTSTSFILLGIGEMEHYKYLYCTFLLVTYLLILNFSSFIIFVVFVDESLHEPMYTLIANLMLNGIFGASSFLPKLILDLFLSSKVISRAACFIQSFCATLFTYCEISTFTIMAYDTYVAVCHPLHYATIMTNKTALKLIAGSLIFSLIIVALLLLISSRVPLCGSYINNFLCDYMSIFILSCVNNSLNKLYGTIVFTAYLTGTILTIAYSYFRILLICLKVSRNAGKKAIHTLVTHVLNFSIFLIGTLFIFIRYRLESINLALIFHILFSVIGLVFPPLLNPLIYGIRTKALKVRVISHLQKIMIG, encoded by the coding sequence ATGGAGAATGTGTTCAACACCAGCACCAGTTTTATCCTCCTTGGCATTGGGGAGATGGAACATTATAAATATCTGTATTGTACTTTTCTGCTTGTAACCTACCTACTCATTCTGAATTTTAGTTCATTCATTATCTTTGTTGTGTTTGTTGATGAAAGCCTTCATGAGCCCATGTACACACTCATCGCAAATCTCATGCTAAATGGGATATTTGGGGCATCGAGCTTCCTCCCAAAGTTAATACTGGACTTGTTCTTATCATCCAAAGTCATCTCAAGAGCTGCCTGTTTCATTCAGTCCTTCTGTGCCACCCTTTTCACCTACTGCGAGATCTCCACGTTCACCATCATGGCGTATGACACCTATGTAGCCGTGTGCCACCCATTGCACTATGCCACCATAATGACCAATAAGACTGCTCTGAAACTCATTGCAGGATCTCTGATCTTCAGCCTCATCATTGTTGCCCTCTTACTTCTTATTTCTTCCAGAGTGCCTCTTTGTGGGTCTTACATTAACAATTTTCTTTGTGATTACATGTCCATATTTATTTTGTCGTGTGTTAATAACTCCTTAAATAAGTTATACGGGACCATTGTGTTTACAGCCTACTTAACTGGCACCATTTTAACCATAGCTTATTCCTACTTTAGGATACTTCTCATCTGCCTCAAGGTGTCTAGAAATGCTGGTAAGAAAGCCATTCACACGCTGGTGACCCATGTACTcaatttttccattttcctgaTAGGAACCCTTTTTATATTTATCCGATACAGACTAGAGAGCATTAACCTTGCTcttatttttcacattctgttcTCTGTAATTGGCTTAGTCTTTCCTCCACTACTTAATCCTCTCATATACGGAATAAGAACAAAAGCACTGAAAGTGAGAGTGATTTCTCACCTACAAAAAATAATGATTGGCTGA
- the LOC121399763 gene encoding olfactory receptor 52E2-like: protein MENVFNTSTSFILLGIEEMEHYKYLYCGFVLVTYLLILLFSSLIISVVLLDESLHEPMYTLIANLMLNGIFGASCFLPKLILDLFLSSKVISRAACFIQSFCVTIFGYFEIAAFTIMAYDTYLAVCHPLRYPTLMTNKTSLKLIVGSVVFNVTFVLVSVLLSAQLPLCGSHINNYFCDNMSIFILSCVDSSVNRLYGTVKFVTYLMVSMLIIAYSYVRILHICLKISKGAGKKAIHTLVTHLLNFSIFLIGALFIFIRYRLENINLPLVFHILLSITGSVFPPLLNPLVYGIRTKALKIKVISHLEKLKVNKYF, encoded by the coding sequence ATGGAGAATGTGTTCAACACCAGCACCAGTTTTATCCTCCTTGGCATTGAGGAGATGGAACATTATAAATATCTGTACTGTGGCTTTGTGCTTGTCACCTACCTACTCATATTGCTGTTTAGCTCCCTGATCATCTCTGTGGTTTTGCTGGATGAAAGCCTCCATGAGCCCATGTACACTCTCATAGCCAACCTCATGCTAAACGGGATATTTGGGGCATCGTGCTTCCTCCCAAAGTTAATACTGGACTTGTTCTTATCATCCAAAGTCATCTCAAGAGCTGCCTGTTTCATTCAGTCCTTCTGTGTTAcaatttttggctactttgaaaTCGCTGCCTTCACCATCATGGCGTATGACACCTACTTAGCCGTGTGCCACCCATTACGGTATCCCACCCTGATGACCAACAAAACTTCCCTGAAGCTCATTGTTGGTTCTGTGGTCTTCAATGTCACCTTTGTGTTGGTCAGTGTCCTTCTTTCTGCCCAACTCCCTCTTTGTGGGTCTCATATTAACAATTACTTTTGTGATAACATGTCCATCTTTATCCTGTCTTGTGTAGACAGCTCTGTCAATAGATTATACGGCACAGTCAAGTTTGTTACTTATCTGATGGTCTCCATGTTAATCATAGCCTATTCTTATGTGCGGATACTTCACATCTGCCTTAAGATTTCCAAAGGCGCAGGTAAGAAAGCCATTCACACGCTGGTGACCCACCTACTcaatttttccattttcctgaTAGGAGCCCTGTTCATATTTATCAGATACAGACTAGAAAATATTAACCTTCCTCTGGTTTTCCACATTTTGCTCTCTATAACTGGCTCAGTCTTTCCTCCTCTTCTTAACCCCCTTGTGTATGGAATAAGgacaaaagcactgaaaattaaAGTGATTTCACACCTAGAAAAACTGAAAGTTAATAAATATTTCTGA